TGCCAGGGCACCAGCACCACGACGGTCACTGCCAGGGCGACCGCGAGCACGCCGAAGGCGACCACCGCCCACATCCGTGGCGTCATCCCCGGCACCTCCCCTGGCGTCGGACCATAGTAAAGGTCAGGCGACCCGGAACCCGGATCGCGACGGGCGCCGGACCATCCGCAACGCGGCCGGTTGCTGGCTGAGCACCTCGACCTCGAACCCGGCCCGGGCGAACACCTCGATCGCGCGCGCCTCGTCGGGGTCGAGACCCTCGACCGGCGCCTCGAAGAGGGCCGTCACGAGGCACCCCTGGCACGCCGCGCCGCGCACCGCGCAGCTGTCGCAGTCGATGAGCATCACTGGCTCCTCACTCAGGAAGACACCCTCCGTGACGCAAACGCTAGCGAGCGGGTCTGACAAAAATCCCGGCTCAGCTCCGCGACAGGCGTCTGACCAGGGAATCCGCGCCTAGCGGATAAGCACCATGACGGCGTACGCCATCTGCGACCTCACGGTCTGAACTCACCACCACGACCGGCCGCCCGGACGGCTCGGCGCGGACCAGCCGGCGGATCAGCTCGTCGGCGGTCTCGCCCTTGCGGGAGAAGAGCACCCGCACGCCGCGCGGCGCCGGTGGCAGGCCGTGCACCCGCTCGGCACCGTCGAAGACCACGGTCACCTCGTCGCCGGTCTGTGCCGCGATGCCGCCCAGACCCGTGATCAGCCGCTTGCGCTGCTGTTCGAGCGACATCTCGCCGTACCCCCGTTTGGTGACGTTGTATCCGTCGACCACCAGGTGCGCGCGCGGCAGGGCGAGCAGCTGGTCGAGGCGCGCCGGGTCGTCGGCGTCGAGCGCCCGCGCGGCGGACGCGGGGGCACCGGGCTGGTCACCGTGCGCTTCGGCGACATAGTCAGCGGGGCGCCGATCGGTGGGTTCGAGGGCGAGCTCGCGGCGGAGCCCGACGGCGGCCTGCCCGATCGTCTCCAGCAGCAGCCACAGCCGCGCGTCGTCGACCGAACGGGCCTCCTTGGCGCTCTGCCGCGCGCTGCCGGCCACGGTCTCCGCCTCGGCGAGCCGGGCCTTGAGCCGGCGCAACTCGGCGTCGTGGTCGGCGGTGGCGCGGGCGGCCCGACCCTTCTCGGTGGCCAGCATCTCGGTCGCCTTGCGCTCGCGGGTCTGCAACTCGCGGAGCTGGCGCGCCTGCACCCGCAGCTCTTCACGGAGCTGGCCGAGCTCGGCGCTGACCCGGCTCAGCTCGTCGCGCAGCTTGTCGGCCTCGCTGCGGGCCACCGCGCGCTCGTGCTCGGCCCGGGCGGTGCGCTGCTCGGCGTCGCGGACCAGGCCGGCGATGGCGGCGCTGTCGGCCTCGGCACGCACCGCGTCGCCGGCCGCCTCGACCAGGTCGCGCCAGCCGGCCGGGCGGGCCAGGTAGGCCAGGGCGGCGACCTCGACCGGGTCGGCGGCGGCCGGGTTGATGCCCTCGGTGACCGCGGTGCCCAGGTCGCCGGCCTCGGTGATCACCCGCGCCGAGATCCGCTGGCGGAACAGCGAGTCGCCGGCGAGCTGCGCGGCGATGGCGGCACCGCCGAGCCGGGCCCGGCGGTTGGGTGCGAACTTGGCGACCCGGCGCAGCGGCACGGGCTGCTCGTCGAACGGCAGGCCGGGCAGCGTGGAGGCGGCCAGCGCGACCACCCGCAGGCGCACCGGCTCGGGCAGAAGAGGCTCGATCTCCGGCTCCGAACCCGCGGACGACGGCGTGACCGCTTCCTCGGGAAGGCGGCCGTCGCGCGATTCGGGCTCGGACATGGAGCAAGTCTCCCACCGCCGGCCACTCCGGCGCCCGTCGATGTAGTCGATCTTTTCCCACGGGTACGGCGGAGCGCGTGCGACCCGCGTGGCAGAAGTGTCGTACCGGCGTTCTAACGTCCTCGCCGTGGTGGATCAGCTCTTCGTCCAGGGCACTCTCGACGGCCTCCTGGCGGCCGGCGAGGTGTCCAGTCTCGTCGACACGACCTTCGTGGTGGTCGACCTGGAGACCACCGGCGGTGCCCCCGACGGGGGCGGCATCACCGAGATCGGCGCCGTGCGGGTGCGCGGCGGCGAGGAGCTGGGCATCCTGGCCACCCTGGTCAACCCGGGCCAGCCGATCCCGCCGTTCATCACGGTGCTGACCGGCATCACCGAGGCGATGGTGGTGCCGGCGCCGCCGATCGAAGAGGTGCTGCCGCCGTTCCTCGAGTTCCTCAAGGGCGCGGTGCTGGTGGCACACAACGCGCCCTACGACGTCGGCTTCCTCAAGGCGGCGTGTGCCAAGTTCGGCTACACCTGGCCCAACCCGCGGGTGCTCGACACGGCCGCGCTGGCCCGCCGGGTGCTGATCCGCGACGAGGTGCCCAACCGCAAGCTCGGCACCCTGGCCGCGCATTTCCGCACCCCCCGCCAGCCGACCCACCGGGCGCTCGACGACGCGCTGGCCACCGTCGACGTGCTGCACGCGATGATCGGCCGGCTGGGCAGCCACAACGTGACCACGATCGACGACGCGATCGAGTTCGCCAAGGCGGTCACGCCGACCCAGCGGCGCAAGCGGCACCTGGCCGAGGGGCTGCCGCATGTCCCGGGGGTCTACATCTTCCGCGCCGCCGACGGCCGCCCGCTCTATGTCGGCACCTCGGTCGACATCGCGACCCGGGTGCGCAGCTATTTCACGGCGGCGGAGAAGCGCGCCCGGATCTCCGAGATGCTCAACGCCGCGGAGAAGGTCGACGCGGTCGAGTGCGCACACGGGCTCGAGGCCGAGATCCGCGAGCTGCGGCTGATCGCGGCGCACGCCCCGCCCTACAACCGGCGGTCGAAGTTTCCGGAGCGGGTGGTCTGGCTCAAGCTCACCGACGAGGCCTACCCCCGGCTGTCGGTGGTCCGCGCGCTGGCCGAGGGCGACACCGCCTATCTCGGGCCGTTCAAGTCCCGGCGGGCGGCCGAGCTGGCGGCCGCGGCGGTGCACGACGCGATCCCGCTCCGGCAGTGCACGCTGCGCCTCTCCACCAAGACCACGACGCCCGCGTGTGCCCTGGCTGAGCTGGGCAAATGCGCCGCGCCCTGCGAGCACAAGATCAGTCAGGAGGCTTATGAGGAGACCGCGGCGGCCCCGTTCCGGGCGGCGACCACCGGCGACCCGGGTGTCGTCGTCGACGCGCTGATGGGCCGCATCTCCGTGCTGTCCGACGCGCACCGCTACGAAGACGCGGCGACGGTCCGCGGCCGGCTGGCCGCCGTGCTCCGGGCGGCCGTCCGGATGCAGCGGCTGTTCGGGCTGACCACGATCGCCGAGCTGGTGGCGGCGCGGCGGGCCGGCGACGGCGGCTGGGAGCTGGCGATCGTCCGGCAGGGCCGGCTGGCGGCGGCCGGCAACTCGCCGCCCCGGGTGCATCCACGGGCGACCATCAACGTGCTCCGCGCCACGGCCGAGACGGTGCTGCCGGGCCACGGCCCGGTGCCGAGCGCGACGGCCGAGGAGACCGAGCGGATCCTGTCCTGGCTGGAACGCCCAGACACCCGCCTGGTGGAAGCCTCAACCGGTTGGGCGTCGCCCGTCCGTGGTGCGGCGCGCTACCGGGAGTTGCTCCGAAAGGCGGAAGCACAGGGCTAATCACTGCGTAACCCCGCTCGCGGCCGACGATCCCGACGAGACTCACCCGTTCGCCCAGAAGCAACTGACCATTCGGACTACGGTGCGTGACTTAGTCTGGTAGAGAAATGCACTCGTGACTGTCTCGCCCGATTTCCCGGGCGAAGGCACGATTCTCGGGTGCCGGCCTCGTCAGGAGGTGTGCGGGCGTGGATGTCGACGCCGGTCACGGCGCCGCGCTGGGTCGTGTGGTGCCTGTCCAATCAAGCGACCTGCCCATCTCCCGCCGGCTACGGACATTCCTGTCCTGGCCAGGCTCCGACGACGACCCGGTCAACCGCCTGGTTCGCACGCATCGCGAGGTGCACGCCGGCGACGCCGGCATGCTGCGCCGCGCCTACGGCATCGCCGAGAGCATGCACCGCGGCCAGTTCCGCAAGAGCGGCGAGCCGTTCATCACCCACCCGCTCGCGGTCGCGCAGATCCTCGCTGAGCTGGGCATGGACACGACCACGCTGGTCGCAGCGCTGCTGCACGACACGGTCGAAGACACCCGCTACACGCTCCAGGCGCTCGACGGCGACTTCGGCCCCGAGGTGGCCCACCTGGTCGACGGCGTCACCAAGTTCGACAAGGCGTTCTACGGCAAGGCCGCCGAGGCCGAGACGATCCGCAAGATGCTGGTCGCGGCCGGCAAGGACGTCCGCGTTCTGATCATCAAGCTGGCCGACCGGCTGCACAACATGCGCACCCTCGACGCCCGCTCCCCCGCGTCCCGGGCCCGCATCGCCCGGGCGACCCTCGACGTGCTGGTGCCGCTCTGTGACCGGCTGGGCATCCAGTTGCTCAAGCGCGAGCTCGACGACGTGGTGCTCTTCCATCTCGAGCCCGACGGCTACGCCACGGTCGACGAGCATGTGCAGACCCGCACCGGCTGGGACGAATACGTCACCGAGGTCGCCCTGCGCGCCAAGACCACGCTGCGCCGCAACCGGGTGACCGCCAACGTCTCCTCCCGGCCCCGGCACTACTACTCGATCTGGAAAGACACCATCGAGGCCGGCTACCGGGTGCCGCACGACCTGCCCCGGATCGCGGTCGTCGTCGACGGCAACGAGACCGACTGCTACGCCGCGCTGGGCGCGATACACGGCTGTTGGCGGCCGGTCGCGGGCCGGTTCAAAGACTTCATCGCCTCACCGAAGAACAACCTCTACCGCTCCCTGCACACCACGGTGATCGGCCCCGACGACCGCTCGGTCGAGGTGCTGATCCGCACCGAGGAGATGCACCAACTCGCCGAATACGGCATCGCCGCGCAGTTCCGCTACCCGAAGACGCCGGTCGCGATGGCCGAGGCCCGCATCGAGCAGCTCACCTGGCTGCGCCGGGTGCTCGACTGGGAGCAGGCCACCTCCGACGCCGGCCAGTTCCTCGAGTCGCTGCGCTGCGACCTCGCCGAGGCACAGATCCAGGTGTTCGCCGAGGGCCGCCAGATCGTCCTGCCGTCCGGCTCCACGCCGGTCGACCTGGCCTACGAGTTGGCAACCGAACGCGGCGACCACTGCCTCGCCGCCACCATCAACGGCCGCCTGGCCCCACTGTCGTCCGAGCTCAACGACGGCGACGTGATCGAGATCTTCACCGAAAACGAGACGCCGGGTGTCCCCGTCCCGGGCGGGCCGCGCAAGGAGTGGCTCGGCTTCGTCAAGTCGCCGCAGGCGCAGATGCAGATCAACCGCTGGTTCGCCGACCACGACGAGCCCGGCATCAGCATCCCCGACAAGGTCCGCCTCGGCCGCGCGACGATCGGCCTGGCCCTGCGCCGCCACGACCGCGGCCTGGCCAGCGACCGCCCGCTGCGCCAACTCGCCGACGAGATGGGCTACCCCGACCTGGAGACCCTCCTGGTCGCCGTCTTCGACCGGGCCCTGACCCCGGAGACCGTCGTCGACCGCCTGGTCGCCCTCGTCGACCGCCGCGAATAGGGCCCGACCAGCCTGTGTGGGCGGTCCGTGAGTCCTGTTCGGTGGACTGCCTCTAGCCTTGTTGCGTGGATTCCCGCCCCCGCGCGTTGCGCGCCCTCGTGTACGGAGTTTTCTACCGGCTGCCCCACCCGGTGCGCCGCCGGCTCGTCCGGGCCTTCGTACCCAAATACATCGTGGGCGGGGTGACGCTGGTCCGCGACTCCGAAGCGCCGGCACCGGGGCGGTTGCTGCTGCTGCGCCAGCCGCCGGGGCGGGCCTGGGGGCTGCCGGCCGGCCTGCTGCGGCGCGGCGAGGCGCCCATCGTCGGCGCGGCGCGGGAACTGGCCGAGGAGTCCGGCATCCGGCTCGACCCACACGCGCTCACGCCCGCGTCGCCCAACGCCGTCGTCCACGCGAAGGGTTGGGTCGACATGGTCTTCGAGGTGTCCGTGCCGGCGTCGACGACCACGCTCGAGGTCGACGGTGCCGAGGTCTACGAGGCCGCCTTCTACCCGCTCGACGACCTGCCGCGGCTGACCACGGCGACCGCGCGGCTGCTCGCCTACTACGGCATCGGCCCGCTGGTGGCGCCCGACGACCCGACCAGCATGGAGCGGCCCAGCGCGCCGCGGCAAGAGGGAGCGCGCGATGGCTGACCTGTGCGCGGTGGTGCTCGCGGCCGGTGAGGGGCAACGGCTGCGACCGCTGACCAGCCTGCTGCCCAAGGCGCTCTGCCCGGTCGGCAACACGCCGCTGCTCGATCTCGCGCTGGAGCGGGTCGCCGGGTTCGGGCTGACCGGTCCCGCCGACGTGGCGGTCAACGCCAGCTACCTCGGCGCGCAGGTGGTCGCGCACACCGGCGAACGCGCCCACCTCTCGGTCGAGCCAGACCACCCGCTCGGCACCTCGGGCGGCCTGGGCAACCTGCGCGACTGGATCGGTGGCCGCGGCGTGCTGGTCGGCAACGCCGACGCCTACCTGGACGGCGATGACCCGCAGACGCTGCTCGACGGTTGGGATGGCGAGACCGTGCGGCTGCTCGGCCAGCCCGTGGCCGACAAGAGCCGGCCCGGCCTGTTCGGCGGGCACCGGTTCGTCGGCTTCTCGCTGCTCCCCTGGCGCCGGGTACGCGACCTCGCACCGACCCCGACCGAACTCGTGCACACCGTCTGGCGACCGGCCGAGGCCGCCGGCGAGTTGGAGGTGGTCGCCTTCGACGGCGTCTTCTTCGACACGGGTACGCCGCGCGACTACCTGGCCGCCAACCTGCACGCGGCCGGTGGCGGCAACCTCGTCGCGGGTGAGGTCACCGGCCGCTGCGTCCGGTCGGTGGTCGGCGCGGGCGCGACGGTCGCCGGCGACGTCACCGACAGCGTCGTGTGGCCCGGCGCGGTCGTCGCGGCCGGCGAGCGGCTCGACCACGCGATCAGGGCGGGCCGTTCCCTGACCGTCGCGGGCCGCTAGCATTCGTCCAGGCATGACGAGAGGAGCCCATCGGTGATCACCGCGATCGTCCTGATCGACTGCGCCGCCGACTCGATCCCCGAGGTGGCCGAGAAGCTCGCCGATCTCGACGGGGTCAGCGAGGTCTACTCCGTCGCCGGCGGCGTCGACCTCATCGCCATCGTCCGGGTCCGCGAGTTCGACCAGATCGCCGACGTGATCGCGGGTCGCATCTCCAAGGTCGACGGTGTGCTCAGCACCGACTCGCACATCGCCTTCCGGGCCTACTCGCAGCACGACCTCGAAGAGGCCTTCGCGATCGGCCTTCGTGAGTCCGACTGACCGGTTCGTCGACCGGGGCACCGACCGGCTGGCCCTGCGGTTCTACCCGCCGCCGTCGTCGACCGCCCCGGTCGCGCTGATCCTGCCCGCGATGGGCGCGGCCGGGCGGTTCTACCGGCCGCTGGCCGAGTCGCTCGGCGCCGCCGGCTTCGCCGTGGTGGTCGCCGACCTGCGCGGCACCGGCGACAGCACGCCGCCACCGAGCCGCGCGTCCAGCTACAGCTACGCCGACCTGGCCGACGACGTGGGCGCGGTCGTCGACGCGCTCAAGGCCGACTACGCCGACCGCCCGGTCGTGCTGGTCGGCCACTCGCTCGGCGGCCAGGCCGGCCTGCTGCACCTCGCGACCGCACCGGACGCACCGGTCGCCGGCATCGCGCTGGTGGCGGCCGCGGTGCCCTACTGGCGCGCGTACCCCCGGCAAGGTCTGGCCATCCTCGTCTACACCCAGTGGATCGCCGCGGTGGCCGCACTGCTGCGGGTCTGGCCGGGTTGGTCGTTCGGCGGCCGCCAGGCCCGCCGGGTGATGTTCGACTGGGCCCGCTCCGCGCGGACCGGTCGCTTCCCGGGCGCCGACACCGCGCTCGCCGGGCTGACCATCCCGGTGCTGGCGGTCAGCATCGACCACGACATCTACACGCCGCACGCGGCCGTCGACCACACGGTCGGCAAGCTGCGCGCCGCCACCGTCCGGCGCGAGCGCATCGCGCGGATCGAGGCCGAGGGCCGTCCGGCCCATTTCGCGTGGGTACGCGCACCCGAGCCGGTCACCGCCCTGATCGCCGACTGGTTCGCCGCCCTGCGCTAGCGGGCGTCGACTTCGCCCGACGAACACCGGCAAGATCCACCTGACCGTGGCCGGGGAAGATCATTTCGGCGGATCCCCGGTCCGACCAGCGGCTATACGCTTTGGATCATGCAGAGGGCCAACAACGTGCAGTTCTGTCTCGACCGCATCGGCGCGTCCCGGCCCGGGTGGTCCACGTTGGTCGTCGCGGGATCGGTCACCACCCGGGCCACTCCGGAGCAGGTCTGGGCCGTCTGGAGCGACCTGGCCACCTGGCCGCGCTGGTCACCGCTGCACCGGGCGACCGCCTGGGTCAGCCGGCCGGGCTTCGTCAAGGACGCGCAGTTCAGCCAGACGCTGGCGCTGGGGTTCCCGGCCGGCACGAGCACGCAACTGGTCACCCTCGACGATGTCGAGACGCTGCGCCAGGTGAGCTGGTCCGGCGACAAGAGCGGCCTGAAGTCGTGCCACTCGTGGCAGTTCACGCCGCTGGCCACCGGCGGCACCCAGATCAGCAACGTCGAGACCTTCACCGGCACCACCATCGGCCTGGTGCGCCCGCTCGTCGCCAACCGCTGGAACAAGCAGTTTCAGCAGGCCGTCGAGCGCCTCGCCCAGGCCGCCACCGCCGCCTGAGCCAGCCCGGTCTAGGCCGCGCGCCGCTGTTCCGGCGCGACCCCGCCTTTTCGGCTCGATCTCAGCCACACCGTCATCGGCGCGATGACCAGTGCGGCGCCGCAGCCTTCGCAGACCAGGTCGTCGTCGCCGGAAGGCGCGAGCGGTAAATCGGTGCCGCACACGGCACAGGTGAGTTCCTCTTCGCCACGCATGGCGTCTCCTTTCGAAGAGCGGAACCCGGAACGCGAGCGGCCATCATCACCGCTCAGTGGTCACGCTGCCACGCGGGTACGCCACACCGTGGGAACCGCGTCGGCGTGTCGCTTATGCACGAAAGGCGAGGATCCGCCGGGGATCCTCGCCTTTCGTCGGTTGAGAACTAGTGCTTCGCCTCGATCTCGCGCCGCTCCGGCGCACCCTCGACCGGCGGGTGGCCGGGCGAGACGGGTGCCTCGGCGGGACGCTCGAGCGGGCGGAAGAAGCCCTTGAGCGACGGGCCAAGGGCACCGAGCCGGTTCATCTTCTTGGGGACGACCCAGCCGGCGTAATCCAGTTCCTTGTGGTCGCTGCTGAGCGGCTGGTGCACCTCGTAGAAGCGGCCGTCGGGAGCGCGGCGGATGATGCCGGTCTCGACGCCGTGTGCCAGCACCTCACGGTCGTGCTGCTGGAGGCCAAGGCAGATCCGGTAGGTGACCCAGTAGAACAGCGGCGGCAGGATCAGCAGGCCGATGCGGCCGGCCCAGGTCATCGCGTTCAAGCTGATGTTGAACTTGTCGGCGATCACGTCGTTGCCACCGGAGAGCACCAGGACCAGGAAGAACACGACCGCCATGACGCCGAGTGCGGTGCGCTGAGGCACGTCGCGGGGGCGCTGGAGCAGGTTGTGGATCTTGTTGTCCCGGTTGAGCCGCGCCTCGATGAACGGATACATCATCGGCAGCGTGGTCAAGATTCCAGGCAGCACCACCGTCGGCCAGAAGATCGGTGGAATGACGTAGCCGTGGCCGCCGCCGATGGGTATGCCGATGTTTATCTGCCAGGCCGGCATCAGACGGGTCGAGCCGTCGAGGAACATGACATACCAGTCGGGCTGGGACGCCGCCGAGACGACACCGGCCTCGTAGGGCCCGAAGAGCCAGATCGGGTTGATCTGCAGGACACCCGCGAGGACCGCGATCACACCGGCCACGGCCATGAAGAAGCCGGCCTGCTTGATCGTGTAGCGCGGGAAGAACCGCTCGCCGACCACGTTGGTGTTGGTGCGGCCGGGGCCGGGCCACTGGGTGTGCTTCTGCTTGAACACCAGCGCCAGGTGGACGGTGATCAACGCCAGCAGGATCGCCGGAATCAGCAGCACGTGGACGATGAAGAACCGGCTGATGATGATGTCGCCCGGGAACTCGCCGTTGAAGATCGACGAGGTCGCCCAAGTGCCGATCAGCGGGATGGACAGCAGGATCGCCGAGGCGATCCGCAGGCCCGTGCCGGACAGCGCGTCGTCGGGGAGCGAGTAGCCGGTGAAGCCGGCGAGGAAGCCGATCCAGAACAGCAGCGAGCCGATGATCCAGTTGATCTCGCGCGGCTTGCGGAACGCACCGGTGAAGAAGATGCGCAGCATGTGCACGATGATCGCGGCCATGAAGACCAGCGCGGCCCAGTGGTGCATCTGGCGCATGACCAGACCGCCGCGGACGTCGAACGACAGGTCGAGCGACGACGCGTAAGCGGCGGACATGTGCACGCCGCGCAGCGGTGCGTAGCTGCCGTCGTAGACGACCTCCTTGAGCGAAGGCTCGAAGAAGAGCGTCAGGAACGTGCCGGTCAGCAGCAGGACGATGAACGAGAAGAGCGCGATCTCGCCCAGCAGGAACGACCAGTGGTCGGGGAAGACCTTGTTGATGATGCCGCGCAGCGGGGTGGCTACGCCGAGCCGGTCCTCGACCTCGTTGCCGGCCTTCGCCGGCAGGGTCTTCAGGTCAATCTTTCGGCGCTTCACGGCCGCTCCCAGAAGTCAGGTCCGACGGTAGCCAGGTAGTCCGACCTCGCCACGAAGTATCCCTCGTCATCCACCCCGAGCGGAAGCTGCGGAAGGCTCCGGCTCGCGGGGCCGAACACGGGCTTGGCGTTCTCGGTGATTTGGAACTGCGACTGGTGGCACGGGCAGAGCAGGCGGTTGGTCTGCTGCTCGAAGAGGCTCGCCGGGCAACCCGCGTGGGTGCAGATCTTCGAGAACGCGATGAAGTCGCCGTACATGAAGCCGGTGCGGTTGTAGCTGTCGTGCGGCAGGCCCTGCGCGTTGCTGGCCCGGGCCACCGCGGCGTCGTCGGGCCGCAGGTGGATCAGCAGCGTCGGCGAGTCGGCGTGTGCGTTCGTCGCGCCCTCGGGGATGCCGGGGAAGACCGTCATCTGACCGCCGACGCTCACGTCGGCCGGGCGGATCGGGGTGCCGTCGTCGCGGGTCATCCGGACCAGCCGGGTGCCGCCGTTGGGCTCCTTGATCGGCGCCCAACCGGTGGTGAACATCTGGTTGTCGGCGTGTGGGTTCTTGATCAGGCCACCGATGATCGGGGCGGCGATCACCACCGCGACCGGTGCGAGACCGGCGGCGGCCGCGAGCCCGAGCAGCGGGCGCCGCTTCACGCCGAGCTCCTCGACCATGTAGGTCAGCGTCTGGCCGACCGCCCGGCGGTCGCTCTCGGGGGCGCCGCCGTCGTGCCGGTCCTGGATCGAGACCTCCTTGGGCAGCAGCTTCTTGCCCCAGGTCAGG
This genomic interval from Asanoa ferruginea contains the following:
- a CDS encoding NYN domain-containing protein, with amino-acid sequence MSEPESRDGRLPEEAVTPSSAGSEPEIEPLLPEPVRLRVVALAASTLPGLPFDEQPVPLRRVAKFAPNRRARLGGAAIAAQLAGDSLFRQRISARVITEAGDLGTAVTEGINPAAADPVEVAALAYLARPAGWRDLVEAAGDAVRAEADSAAIAGLVRDAEQRTARAEHERAVARSEADKLRDELSRVSAELGQLREELRVQARQLRELQTRERKATEMLATEKGRAARATADHDAELRRLKARLAEAETVAGSARQSAKEARSVDDARLWLLLETIGQAAVGLRRELALEPTDRRPADYVAEAHGDQPGAPASAARALDADDPARLDQLLALPRAHLVVDGYNVTKRGYGEMSLEQQRKRLITGLGGIAAQTGDEVTVVFDGAERVHGLPPAPRGVRVLFSRKGETADELIRRLVRAEPSGRPVVVVSSDREVADGVRRHGAYPLGADSLVRRLSRS
- a CDS encoding DEDD exonuclease domain-containing protein — protein: MVDQLFVQGTLDGLLAAGEVSSLVDTTFVVVDLETTGGAPDGGGITEIGAVRVRGGEELGILATLVNPGQPIPPFITVLTGITEAMVVPAPPIEEVLPPFLEFLKGAVLVAHNAPYDVGFLKAACAKFGYTWPNPRVLDTAALARRVLIRDEVPNRKLGTLAAHFRTPRQPTHRALDDALATVDVLHAMIGRLGSHNVTTIDDAIEFAKAVTPTQRRKRHLAEGLPHVPGVYIFRAADGRPLYVGTSVDIATRVRSYFTAAEKRARISEMLNAAEKVDAVECAHGLEAEIRELRLIAAHAPPYNRRSKFPERVVWLKLTDEAYPRLSVVRALAEGDTAYLGPFKSRRAAELAAAAVHDAIPLRQCTLRLSTKTTTPACALAELGKCAAPCEHKISQEAYEETAAAPFRAATTGDPGVVVDALMGRISVLSDAHRYEDAATVRGRLAAVLRAAVRMQRLFGLTTIAELVAARRAGDGGWELAIVRQGRLAAAGNSPPRVHPRATINVLRATAETVLPGHGPVPSATAEETERILSWLERPDTRLVEASTGWASPVRGAARYRELLRKAEAQG
- a CDS encoding RelA/SpoT family protein is translated as MDVDAGHGAALGRVVPVQSSDLPISRRLRTFLSWPGSDDDPVNRLVRTHREVHAGDAGMLRRAYGIAESMHRGQFRKSGEPFITHPLAVAQILAELGMDTTTLVAALLHDTVEDTRYTLQALDGDFGPEVAHLVDGVTKFDKAFYGKAAEAETIRKMLVAAGKDVRVLIIKLADRLHNMRTLDARSPASRARIARATLDVLVPLCDRLGIQLLKRELDDVVLFHLEPDGYATVDEHVQTRTGWDEYVTEVALRAKTTLRRNRVTANVSSRPRHYYSIWKDTIEAGYRVPHDLPRIAVVVDGNETDCYAALGAIHGCWRPVAGRFKDFIASPKNNLYRSLHTTVIGPDDRSVEVLIRTEEMHQLAEYGIAAQFRYPKTPVAMAEARIEQLTWLRRVLDWEQATSDAGQFLESLRCDLAEAQIQVFAEGRQIVLPSGSTPVDLAYELATERGDHCLAATINGRLAPLSSELNDGDVIEIFTENETPGVPVPGGPRKEWLGFVKSPQAQMQINRWFADHDEPGISIPDKVRLGRATIGLALRRHDRGLASDRPLRQLADEMGYPDLETLLVAVFDRALTPETVVDRLVALVDRRE
- a CDS encoding NUDIX domain-containing protein, with the translated sequence MDSRPRALRALVYGVFYRLPHPVRRRLVRAFVPKYIVGGVTLVRDSEAPAPGRLLLLRQPPGRAWGLPAGLLRRGEAPIVGAARELAEESGIRLDPHALTPASPNAVVHAKGWVDMVFEVSVPASTTTLEVDGAEVYEAAFYPLDDLPRLTTATARLLAYYGIGPLVAPDDPTSMERPSAPRQEGARDG
- a CDS encoding nucleotidyltransferase family protein, translating into MADLCAVVLAAGEGQRLRPLTSLLPKALCPVGNTPLLDLALERVAGFGLTGPADVAVNASYLGAQVVAHTGERAHLSVEPDHPLGTSGGLGNLRDWIGGRGVLVGNADAYLDGDDPQTLLDGWDGETVRLLGQPVADKSRPGLFGGHRFVGFSLLPWRRVRDLAPTPTELVHTVWRPAEAAGELEVVAFDGVFFDTGTPRDYLAANLHAAGGGNLVAGEVTGRCVRSVVGAGATVAGDVTDSVVWPGAVVAAGERLDHAIRAGRSLTVAGR
- a CDS encoding Lrp/AsnC family transcriptional regulator is translated as MITAIVLIDCAADSIPEVAEKLADLDGVSEVYSVAGGVDLIAIVRVREFDQIADVIAGRISKVDGVLSTDSHIAFRAYSQHDLEEAFAIGLRESD
- a CDS encoding alpha/beta hydrolase family protein, producing the protein MSPTDRFVDRGTDRLALRFYPPPSSTAPVALILPAMGAAGRFYRPLAESLGAAGFAVVVADLRGTGDSTPPPSRASSYSYADLADDVGAVVDALKADYADRPVVLVGHSLGGQAGLLHLATAPDAPVAGIALVAAAVPYWRAYPRQGLAILVYTQWIAAVAALLRVWPGWSFGGRQARRVMFDWARSARTGRFPGADTALAGLTIPVLAVSIDHDIYTPHAAVDHTVGKLRAATVRRERIARIEAEGRPAHFAWVRAPEPVTALIADWFAALR
- a CDS encoding SRPBCC family protein, with translation MQRANNVQFCLDRIGASRPGWSTLVVAGSVTTRATPEQVWAVWSDLATWPRWSPLHRATAWVSRPGFVKDAQFSQTLALGFPAGTSTQLVTLDDVETLRQVSWSGDKSGLKSCHSWQFTPLATGGTQISNVETFTGTTIGLVRPLVANRWNKQFQQAVERLAQAATAA
- a CDS encoding cytochrome b; this translates as MKRRKIDLKTLPAKAGNEVEDRLGVATPLRGIINKVFPDHWSFLLGEIALFSFIVLLLTGTFLTLFFEPSLKEVVYDGSYAPLRGVHMSAAYASSLDLSFDVRGGLVMRQMHHWAALVFMAAIIVHMLRIFFTGAFRKPREINWIIGSLLFWIGFLAGFTGYSLPDDALSGTGLRIASAILLSIPLIGTWATSSIFNGEFPGDIIISRFFIVHVLLIPAILLALITVHLALVFKQKHTQWPGPGRTNTNVVGERFFPRYTIKQAGFFMAVAGVIAVLAGVLQINPIWLFGPYEAGVVSAASQPDWYVMFLDGSTRLMPAWQINIGIPIGGGHGYVIPPIFWPTVVLPGILTTLPMMYPFIEARLNRDNKIHNLLQRPRDVPQRTALGVMAVVFFLVLVLSGGNDVIADKFNISLNAMTWAGRIGLLILPPLFYWVTYRICLGLQQHDREVLAHGVETGIIRRAPDGRFYEVHQPLSSDHKELDYAGWVVPKKMNRLGALGPSLKGFFRPLERPAEAPVSPGHPPVEGAPERREIEAKH
- a CDS encoding ubiquinol-cytochrome c reductase iron-sulfur subunit gives rise to the protein MSVQTTGSNGNGHGSSVPEEIDYDDPRTTRFEKVKAAARQDGVEIVHYEPQYPEKGSRLERRMNRTVSLFFLLTGLFGTAFVVLYIVWPWRYKTGDSLYKLYTPLLGVTLGLMFLFIAFGILTWGKKLLPKEVSIQDRHDGGAPESDRRAVGQTLTYMVEELGVKRRPLLGLAAAAGLAPVAVVIAAPIIGGLIKNPHADNQMFTTGWAPIKEPNGGTRLVRMTRDDGTPIRPADVSVGGQMTVFPGIPEGATNAHADSPTLLIHLRPDDAAVARASNAQGLPHDSYNRTGFMYGDFIAFSKICTHAGCPASLFEQQTNRLLCPCHQSQFQITENAKPVFGPASRSLPQLPLGVDDEGYFVARSDYLATVGPDFWERP